A genome region from Triticum aestivum cultivar Chinese Spring chromosome 2B, IWGSC CS RefSeq v2.1, whole genome shotgun sequence includes the following:
- the LOC123042103 gene encoding uncharacterized protein yields the protein MYWLTNDMATNWKHVVMCFDLGEEAFARIELPTSVLENSVYGGPRRYWIREIEGKICIATAQTWHKVIYGKLQIWTLDNKVEQSWSQKYNILTAGYIAGPNLSYGDKLLMQRNDSRLFSHDLHGNEGNIEPMILNMMRFSGFSLVLDFSPRKPDNMQSYIYVESLVRLDVYKKGGIVRKPKKREVWKFKKWKPCEDELSQLEEMWSHIHQKEHDITVFSQRSGIQLKHRLQGISNDVIRQQIGLQIDQIVPVFPNKYPRSSQRLNLVGEKRDREKLLARMRKYGDICKAMNKEIGWIARMTEIATQYKVGPSSSNDAISSQNHSDDKDTVES from the exons ATGTACTGGTTAACTAATGATATGGCAACTAACTGGAAGCATGTTGTTATGTGCTTTGATCTCGGTGAAGAAGCTTTTGCACGGATAGAACTGCCAACATCAGTACTTGAAAATAGTGTTTATGGTGGTCCCCGTAGGTACTGGATCAGAGAGATAGAGGGGAAAATATGTATAGCAACTGCTCAAACCTGGCACAAAGTTATTTATGGTAAGCTGCAGATCTGGACACTAGACAACAAGGTCGAGCAAAGTTGGAGCCAGAAGTACAATATTCTTACAGCAGGTTACATCGCGGGTCCAAATTTATCTTATGGGGATAAGTTATTGATGCAAAGAAATGATAGTAGGCTATTTTCTCATGATTTGCATGGGAATGAAGGGAATATCGAGCCTATGATATTAAACATGATGAGGTTTTCAGGCTTTAGCCTAGTTTTAGATTTTAGCCCTCGCAAGCCAGACAATATGCAATCCTACATATATGTGGAGTCACTTGTACGCTTAGATGTGTACAAAAAAGGCGGCATTGTGCGTAAGCCAAAAAAGAGGGAAGTTTGGAAATTTAAGAAGTGGAAGCCTTGCGAGGACGAGCTCTCTCAGCTAGAAGAGATGTGGAGCCACATTCATCAAAAAGAGCATGACATAACT GTCTTTTCACAACGATCTGGCATACAACTCAAACATCGTCTGCAAGGTATATCAAATGACGTGATTCGACAACAAATAGGCCTGCAAATTGATCAAATCGTTCCAGTCTTTCCAAATAAG TATCCAAGATCCTCCCAACGACTTAATTTGGTGGGGGAAAAGCGGGACAGAGAAAAGTTACTTGCTCGTATGAGGAAGTATGGAGATATTTGCAAG GCTATGAATAAGGAAATTGGGTGGATCGCTCGTATGACGGAGATTGCTACACAATATAAG GTGGGTCCTTCGAGTTCAAATGATGCTATTTCATCCCAGAATCACAGTGACGACAAGGATACAGTTGAGTCTTGA